In Bordetella genomosp. 11, the sequence CCCGAAGCCGAGGTTGTCGCCGACACCGCTGCCGACCAGCCTGTCGAGCCCGCCGAGCGCGAGCCCGCAGGCGAAGTCGAGGAGGAGCCGGCATTGGCTGCTTCGTTCTGAACCGGCATGGCCCCTCACGGGGCCTTGCCGTTCTCATCCCCGCAACCGCTGCGCCCCATGGCGCCCAGCGCGTCTGCGTTCTTCATCCCCCGAGTTCCGCGTGGTTTCAGGACCGCGCGGTTGTCGCATTTCTCCAAGGAGAACCACCATGTCTCTGGCATCCCGTTTTGCCCCGCAGTCCCCGATCCTGCGTTCCGATCGCCCGCTCTCGGATGACCGCATCCGTTCCGTTGCTCCATCGATCTTTGCCGACGCTCCGCATGGGAGCCGGTCCGAACGGTATGCCTACATACCGACCGCGACCGTGCTGACCAAGCTGCGCCAGGAGGGGTTCGAGCCCTTCATGGTGTGCCAGACGCGCGTGCGCAACGAAGACCGGCGCGAATACACCAAGCACCTCATCCGACTTCGCCATGCCAGCCAGATCAACGGCGACGAGGCGAACGAGATCATCCTGCTCAACAGCCACGACGGCACGAGCAGCTACCAGATGCTGGCCGGCATGTTCCGGTTCGTCTGCCACAACGGCCTGGTCTGCGGTGACACCACCGCGGACATCCGTGTTCCCCACAAGGGCGACGTGGCAGGTCAGGTGATCGAAGGCGCCTACGAAGTCCTCGAAGGCTTCGAGCGCGTGCAAAACTCGCGCGACGCGATGCGCACCATCACCCTCGATGAGGGCGAAGCGGAGATCTTTGCGCATTCCGCCCTCGCGCTCAAGTACAACGACCCGGCCAAGTCCACGCCTGTCACGGAGAGCCAACTGCTGGCACCCCGCCGCTGGGACGACCGCAAGGGCGACCTGTGGGCCGTCTTCAACCGCGTCCAGGAGAA encodes:
- a CDS encoding DUF932 domain-containing protein, with the protein product MSLASRFAPQSPILRSDRPLSDDRIRSVAPSIFADAPHGSRSERYAYIPTATVLTKLRQEGFEPFMVCQTRVRNEDRREYTKHLIRLRHASQINGDEANEIILLNSHDGTSSYQMLAGMFRFVCHNGLVCGDTTADIRVPHKGDVAGQVIEGAYEVLEGFERVQNSRDAMRTITLDEGEAEIFAHSALALKYNDPAKSTPVTESQLLAPRRWDDRKGDLWAVFNRVQENLVKGGLSGRSANGRHQRTRPVQGIDQNLRLNRALWLLAEGMRQLKA